TACCATCCCCCTcaacttcaaaaaaactcaacctTCACCAACAGACTTTGTAAACTATTCTCCCAATCCCTCTTCTCTCCAAGAAACCTTGGGATGTGTTGGCAACTCCCAAATCTGTACTATCTGTCCCACAACTCCCTGTTTCAATCACTCCCATCAGGTTTCTGTCCCTGCCAAAGTACCGAAGGAACTCTTATAAAAATAAGCCTCTTTCATAAAGTGTTTTCATGGGCTTTGGGAGTCACTGGAAGGCCAACAGTTGTTGTCCATCCCAcatagtgggtggcatggtggcacagtggttagcactgctgcctcacactgccagagacctgggttcaattcccacctcaggcaactgactgtgtggagtttgcacgttgtgtctgtgtgggtttcctccgggtgctccggtttcctcccacagtccaaagatatgcaggtcaggtgaattggctatgctaaattgcccgtaaatgtaagggtatgggtgggctgcacttcggtgggtcggtgtggacttgttgggccgaagggcctgtttccacactgtaagtaatctaatctaagaatttCTCTTAAACTGAACGAAATGTGCCACCCTTCCCTGGTTTGGCTGGACAGTAGTGACTTTAGACAGGACTTGAACTGAATAGATATTATCTTAGCATCATTCTGCAGTGCAAATCAGCCATCTAATCAATTTAGTTACATTAAATGCTGCACATTTCTCCTTCAAGATCCCCGTTTGGTCTTTGCTGGGCTGCAGTTGAACGGATTTGCCAGCAGAGGTCAGCGCAAATCTGGTGCAAACTTCTAACTAACGGCATGTCCCAATTTAGACAATTCCTTCAAATTTACTGGACATCACGTCAGTGCAAAGACGCATGTTCTACACTTGGAAACTTACTTACATTGGATGTTTCTTTTTGTTGTAAATTTATTTATGGAGGAAGTTGATGCAATTAATGATGATGTAAAAGTCCACACGAGTCACAGTAACATGATATTTTGTACAAACCTATTGCAAATTATTAACTGTGTGGGACATCAAAGAGTGTGCGGCTCTGGGACTGTGTTGGGAGGCAGCGTCCATATCTTGCTTGGTACCATCTTGTGAAAGTCACGGGCTTTGAGGATCGCTGATTAACAGGAGGTCAGGTAATACTGGTAGCTGTTTGTTGCATGTAAGTTGCCTTTAGGCAATAAACCTTTCGTATTATTGCAATAAAATCGATAAGAAATCTAACGAGATCAAATGTACGGCTGTATCACTGACGGTCAAATAGGCAAAGTCTGATTACCTACAGAAACATCTAGAGTTGTAGTTCACAAAAGGCCAACAACTGACAATGAATCATGATCCTATTTCTCGAACTAGGTTTTTTGCAACAACACCCCATGTGTTCCTTCTCTTTCACTATCACacacattttctgattcactCCTCGCGTGTCCAACACAGTCCAGAAGATAGAGTGATGTGGGGTTTTACATGGCAGGGAGAGGTAGATTTGGGGTTACTGAGCAAAGTAAAGTGATTGCAACAGCATGGGCTCAGTTCATCTATCATTATTGTGAAGGTCCCACCTCCTCAACCTCATCCTTCATCTGGAACATGGGAACCCACAGATTAACCAGCACACTCTCCAATTAGGGAGCAGCCCCCTGCAgcaatggtgactttaccttggGATCAATTAATATTTCATTAATGAAAGCATGTTCATATTTCCAGAGTGTTAATGTCATGAGATAAACCTGATAAGGTATCAAAGCCAGGTAACCCTCCAGTCGTTCAGATCTGATATATTCAATCCTTTCACTACAGTGAGGATGGTACACTTATCCACAGCTTCTGTAGTTTTGGAAAATCAGCCAGTGCTCTTGCTCTGAGTCACTTTAACCCAACCTCTGCTAAAGGTCTGTACAGAGAATAAAGATGGGATTACCTAGTCTACTTGTCTTGGAATGTGGGAAatgtgaaacagaaacagaaagtgctggaagaactcagcaggtctgacaccatctgtggatagagaaacagaatGACTACTTTGAGTCCAGTACGATTGTTCTTCAGAACACTTCagtgtttctccacagatgctgctggacctgctgagttttatgGGTGAAAATCATTACTCCATCTGGATTGTGTGTCACTGATTCATGCAGTACAGAaaccttggtccaacttgtctatgccaaccagacttCCCAAACGGAGCTAGTTCCATTTGTTTGCATTTGGCCCAGAcagtttaaacctttcctattcatgtacctgtccaaacatctttaaaatgttataactgtatctgcatctaccactttccctggcagttcatttcacatttgTACTAGCCTCTATGAGAAACCGCTGCCCTTCAGGTACCTTTAAGTCTTTCTCCTAACATCTTAAACTCCCCTATTCTAAGGgaaaaaacctttgctattcagcttatctacgcccctcataattgtataaacctctatcaacctcctatgctccaggggaaaaaaatcccagcctatccagcctctcctaaaACTCAAACCCGCCAGTCCCAGGAACATTACAGTAAATCTTTTCagttccctttccaatttaatactaGCCTtcgtataacagggcaaccaaactgtacacagtattccaaaagtagcctcaccaatgtattgtgcagccacaacatgacgtttCAACTCTTATTCTCAATGGCCTGAGTCTGGATGTTTGGATTGTTAGGAAGCAGGATATAAATGGGCAAACATTACACCTTGTATGACTGAATAGGAAGGTGCCGCTATGGGGAGGTGTTGAGAGTGCAGGTGGAGTGGACCAGTGTGGCCTAGATGGATTGGTGCCTGCAGAATGCtaacaagagaggggaggggaatgtgtttCTGGTAGTGGAATTCTGCTGGAGGCAGTGGAAAGTGATGCAATATATGGAAGTGGTAGATGTCAGGGGAACCCTTTCGGTGTTGTGGGAGAGTAGAGAAGGGGTGAGTGCAGAAATACGGAAAATGGGTCGGATACGACTGAGGGCTTCTGTCAACCAAAGTGACAGAGAATCCTCATTTGATGAAAAAGATGGTCATTTCTGAGATCCCCTTTGCAGAAGGTGGTATAATCAAAATAAATGCTACAGAGAGGAAGAAACTGGCAGAATGGAATCAAGTATTTTGTCCAGTTGTATGGTCCATGTGACTGTGGGGGCTGGTGGGTTTGTAATGgacttccacacatcatttattgtatccgttgctcctgatgtggtctcctctacattgggaagactggacgcctactcgcagagcgcttcagagaacatctccaggacacccgcaacaatcatccccaccgccccgtggctgaacatttcaactccccctcccactttgctgaggacatgcaggtcccggACCTcatcccttaccacctgacacctggaggaagagcacctcatcttgaGGAAGAACACAgctctctaatctagactctgatcgccagcatctgcggTACTCAGTTTCACCCAGTTTGTAGTGGATGCCTACTAATGGTGCAGCCAACCCATGTTGATCTACTTAAGATCCCTATTATCAGTTTTATTTTCTCCCTGACAGATTATCACCATCCCTTTGTCTCCCTCACTGTCGTTTGCCCTCTCTGGCCTCCATCTCTGCGCTCCCCACTTCCACATACATTGGACATGAAACATTAGCTTCTCTAGCAGTCTTTGAGTTTGCATGGGAAATTAATGTTGCCCTGGATGGACTTGAGGGGGCTGGGagttatttttcaataattaataattttgatttgattaagCAAGCAAGGAATTTGATTATTTACTGTTTGAGTGTAGTTAATTGTAAACACACTCCCTAAGAAGAAATCCATATGCCAGGTTAGAAGCAAAGTTATTGGCTTATGGTTTTATTGACGTTTAAGGCACAGGTAAATGTAAACTTAAAATAACAAATAACATGTGTGAGAATACTTTCATTATTACACAGCTATATTATGAACTGGTTTAGTTTTGTAGTAACACATGTAACAGGCCTGTGCATGCACTTCTGTATCCCACTACGGATAGTTTAGGTCAGTTGGCCAGATAGTTAGTTTGCAATGATGCCAACTGCATAGGTTCAGTTCCTGTACCAGCCTGATGTTACCATGAATATCCCATCTTCTCCACCTCACCTGAGGTTTGGTGACCCTAAGGTTAAACCACCAACAGTCATCTGTCTCTATTGAGAGAGTGGGACTATGAGGGTGACTTTAGTTTCAATTAGTACATATATTATCATCAGTAGTTAGTCTTGtagttgttttgatcttttgagATGGCTTAATTTGGACATTTGAGATGCTAGATAGATACATGGTTTCACTGATTCCAGAACCGCTTGCTGAAGAGTCATGGACTTGGTAAGGGTAAGAGGACAAACTGTTACCAACAGAGTaattgaagagcttatgcccaaaatgtcgattctcctgcttctcaaatggcacctgacctgctgtgcttttccagcaccacacttttcgactctgatctccagcatctgcagtcttgaCTTTCTCCTAATCTTATGATATGTTTGGTATGTAAAAGAATGACACAAGAGACAATAGGAGGTGTGCTACCAAGCTGACCACTGCCTCTAAAGTAATTTAGGAGGAATTAAACATACAAGACCTGACCAATCCAAGGTTGGCCACGGACTATACATGCACTACCTATGCAGTAAGCCAATTGGAGGCatgttttggagatgccggtgtttgaCCGGGGagtacaaagttataaatcacacaacaccaggttatagtcaaacacgtttatttggaagcactagctttcagagtgttgctccttcaggtggttgtggagtataggatcgtaagacacagaatttatagcaaaagtttacagtgtgatgcaactgaaattatgtattgaaaaacacttggattgtttgttaaatctctcacgTGTtcgactataacttggtgttgtgtgatttttaaactaagCCAATTGGAGTTCGGGATGTCTTTGATCATGCCCAGGGAGTAAGGGTTGGTGACGGTTCATTAGGTCTGTGTTTCAGTGGCTCGATACATGAGAAGGAAGATCAAAGACAGTCAAGGAACGCCAGTCAACAGAACACAACAAGAAACTGTGACAGTGTCACAAACTTGATATCTGAAGGGGAGTGACTGTAATAATGCtgcttttattatttattttgtaCTTGTTGTGATAAGCCTAACAAATTCTGTAAAACATGTAAAAACCTATACTTGTACCTGAAATGGGTCTAGTAACTAATCAGGTGAAGGCAATTTACTTCAGCTGTCTCCAGCTTTGACTATAATTGTAATTAGCAATTAAAGTTACAGTGAACCATAAAATATCACAGGGCTGATCTAATTGAGATAGTTCAAATTTTGAAAGATTATCTGAAAGAGTGTTTAGACAGAAGAGTTCCTCCTCTGGGAACAGCATAATCAGAAGTTGTCAATATCAGGTAATCACCAAGAAATCCAATTGGGAATTCAGAGGAAACGTCTTCACTCAGACAGTGGTATGAATGTGAACTCACTCCTTCAGGGAGTTGTTTGAGATAACAATAGAGGTACATCTATGGGGAAATCAGACAGGAACATGAGGGACAAGGTAACAGAGAGTTGACATGACAGATTTAGAGGAAGAGATGGAGTGCACAGAATATAATGATTGGCTTGGGctggatgacagatttcctgcTGCATATTCTACATAATCCTAGTTTGACAGTTTTGGATATGAATATTGCTATATAACCAATCCATGATTACCTCTGAGAATATGCCGGTAACTGTTTTGTTCAACCATTGCTCAGTGCAATGAAGGTGCTCCAATTGCTTTTAGAAACATGGACAATCTACAACAGATAACACTGAAGAATTCCCACAAGTGGTAGCAAGAAAGATCATTCAACAGTAGCATCCTCTCATGAGCCAACATGCCCAGCATCAAATCATTCACTTGAAAGCAGCTCTGCTGTTTGGGACACGTCATTCATGAATGACAGGGAAAGGTTggttccccttatgggagagtcaAAGGTCAAAGAGCTAATCTTAGAGTAAGGGTTCACCCtttttaagagagagatgaggagcactttcttctctcaaaatgtagtgaatctgtggaattctttaccacagagaggtACAGAGGTtaagtcattaagtatattaaaaGCTAAGGGACAGATTTTCATGAATaatagaatcaagggttattgggaaagtggagttgaggttgattagattagccatgattccattgaatcacagaatgggcttgatgggctaaatggcctacttctgcttttgCATCTTATGATTGAAGAATGCTCATTCAGGAAAGCACTGAACTCAGCAAGAGACTTCATTAGAAGTgggaagaagtgaagttgaggTTCAGACAGAATGCTCAaacctcccaaaacaacaaagaCTTAAACCATCAAGAATTACCTGCTCAGCTATGGCAGAGCTGACAAATTGCACATTCAGTCTGTCAGCTATTTCAGAACTAATAGAAGTATGGATACAGATTGTTCTCAAGCCCAAGGAAGCACCTTAGAAGAAGATTCTCATAAAAGACCTGTATGGGTGGGCTtactgggatttgaactcaatAGCAATGAAGGTACAGTGATATATtggcaagtcaggatggtatctGACTTAAAGGGGTTTGGGAAATTATGTATCTGCTTCGTTGGTATTCTAGTGATTAGGACTCTTGAGAACCTAAGAATTTGTGAACTCCAGCACTGCATTCTTTAGATAGAATGAGCTGTAGCCACTTTATATAAAAGATTAAAAGTAAAGGAATGCAGACAAATTGTTACAAAATttttatgtacattttattttaattcacaaAGACATCAATAATTTCATACTGTTTATTCACAATTTGGAGGTATGAAATATAAACTATGCAAATCTGGCAGATTTACTTCATCAGTTTACACTAGTTATTTTTGTCTATTAAAATGGTCCGTTAACTACATATCCTTCAAGCCTTAACATTTATCTTCaaataatttgtttgtttttatttattaatcATTCAAATGGAAAAAAATGCATTAGCTTTCTATGAACACAGGTTCATTTGAGCTAAATTACAAAAAAGTGAAAAATTATATAAATATATGTACATAAATATAACAGCAAAATAGAAGGAACCACTGTTTGCAATAAGTTAATTATAAATACCTTCAAAATGGTCAAGTGCTTGTTTAAGTGAATTTGCAATCAACTTCCTTCATGCTAAATTCCTTCAAATCCAACAGGACAAATTTGTATATTTTGCAACAACAGATACTTGATGCATATTTGTAATGACAGTTCCAGTTTATGAACattatttttaaagttattttgtgattgggttgggatgggaCCAGATCTGCAATGTTTGGAGACCTCTTTCACAACAGTGCACTGGAGTTGTACATTTCATCCTGAATGTCTGGCTTAGAAACGTCACCTCAATGAGCTGATtgggtttaaatttaaacattatgttatagtccaacatgtttatttggaagcactagctttcggatctctgctgatgaagaagcagctctcagaaagctagtacttccaagtaaacatgttggactataacctaatgttttgtgatttttaactttgtacatcccagtccaacaccgacgtCTCCAAATCATGGGTTTAAATTGTCTTCTTCAATTTGAACCAAGCTCAGTGATTAACTGAAAGATTTTTCACCTCCCAACCCTATCCTATCAGGGTTTTAACTGCAGCCCAGCTCCTCAGGTATAAGATTGAAACTTCATCTCGGAActccttccttaaaaaaaagaGATGGTCTAAACTGCTGTCTATCCTCTCTCATAGGACATatggtcatggagtcatagaggtgtacagcatggaaacagacccttcggtctaattcgttcatgctgaccagatatcctaaattaatctcatctcgTTTGCCAGCAtgtcccactaaacccttcctattcaactgAAACTATAATTATTCTTCCTATTTTGTATCTCTTGTCCTGAATTTCAAATGCAGGTACAGAATACACCAATCCCTCTATTCTCAATAGAATGGAGGTTTATGCTATTAACTCTTTATCCTAAATCTTACACTAGGGTGAACGCTACTTCCTCCATATTCTATCTGGCCTTACACTGAACTTTCTATTTCCTATAATACAACAGGATTCCACACTATGTCCtgaatctcttctctcagtcAATTTGCATTTTACACAAATCTATTACATTGCTCCTAATGCTGCCCCAACTACACTCAGTCAGCATTTCGCTTGCTTTGCAGTTAAATATTCATAATGAGAATCAATTCCTTCAAGTTGGCACTCAGACTGTCTCCTGAGTGGCGGAGAAAGTCTCACAATCAAACACTGCCACCTCTCCAGCACAGCAAAAGAGCTGAGGACAAAACAATTCAGTCCAAAGGAAAAGTGCAGTGCAATCACGGGTCTGAAATAAACCACGTTCATGTGGCTTCGTAAGTGAAGTCCAAAGGGTCCATGCTGTTGATCTGAATCACTGAAGACGGCAGCGAGTCAAGTTCAGGGGTGTCCCTGGACTGATCAGCAGGGACCGGGGGAGAGGTTGTGTGTTCCGGATGGGCaggaaatgagagagaggggggaatggcCTGCCTCTTGTGTATCCTCGTTGCCTTCTGTTGCTCAGGGACACAGCAGCTCCGTACTTTTCCGACCAGTACATGTTGTAGGAGCCAGACACCAGGCGCTCCCTAAATGAACAGTCAGCTTCATTATAGGTCAGCTGGAGGAGTAATAAAAAACAAAGGGTCAGTTGGGAGAGAGGCGGGAATGGTGGTAATAAAAGGAAAGAGTCATGAGCCAATGTGTTTCCATGCTCCTTCACGCTGACAGCTGACAACACTGGCGCCCAGGGCTACCCGTGTGGACCTGCAGGTCACTGAACTCTGGGTCACATAAACTAACTCACAACAGAACAGCGGCTGGTGCACGAAAACTCAGACACTGCTCCACACAATCAGGCAATTGAAGGAATAACTGTTAAAGTGGCAACGACATACttacattcccccccccccacacacacacacacacacacacacacacacacacaccccacacacaccccacacacaccacacacacacacacacaccacacacacacacccacacaccccccacgcacaccctcaccccccacacacacacccacacacacactctcacccctccacacacacaccctcaccccccacacacacccacacacacctccaccctcccacacaccccaccccccaacacaccccacccccccacacacacccacacacaccctcaccccacacacacccctcccccacacacacccaccccccacacacacctccaccccacacacacatccaccccacacacacaccctcaccccccacacacacacactccccacacacacacaccctcaccccacacacacctccacccccGCAAcgctccccacactcccccacacactcccactcacactccTCCCCATACACGctcccattccccacaccccccacctccccacaaaCACTCCCACTTACATTCAGTCCCACTCCCTACAAACCCCTCCACGCACTTACACACATTTCactctccacaccctcacccacacacagtcacacccaTAGATGCACATACAGCCACATAACCATACGGCACATTAAACCACACACACAGGTGCACGCCCACAATCGCCCCTCCCCACAAGCAGAGCCCCACATAcccacggacacacacacagcccccagagACCGCCCACCCTCTCACATACCCAGGCAGCATGTCCCTATCCCAGTACAGGGTGGGTGAATGCTGGAGGACTTACCGAGCCGAGCAACCTGCCCTCCGTCTCCATGCACAGGTAGCGCCCGCTCAGGTAGCCTTTGATAGCCACCACCCCCGGCGCCACCGCCCTCATCTCCAGGAGACCTGCAAAGGAAACAACACGGGCTCAGTGGGACAttcacccccctctccccacccgcTCCCCGCGTCTGCTCCCccaacacactcccacacatacacTAGAACATGAGGCTTTTAGCCAAAACAGTTCCAacttccagagagagagagtctgtctCCCGGGGAAGTGAGGCAGCTTTTGTGAAACTCCCCGCCGCTAGCAGTTCTCCCCCGGGTCTTTGGGAATACGCCTCTTGCTCActgcaggctctctctctcttcctgaggaattctctgccacagaacaAGACTGGGGCCAAAACTGGGAAGGTTGTCAAAAATGAGTTATAAACAGTTCTCTGGGTTAAAGGAATCAAAAGATAGGTGAAAACAAAAGGAATagaggactgagttggatgaaaattgaatgatagaacagattcgaggggcagaatggcttatttctgctcctattgtCTATGTTTCAATCgactttttttgggggggggggggaaggagggatgGAGCGAGAGTTGAGAAAGTGGCGACCTGTCTCCATCACTCCTTCCTCTCACTCCCCCATCAATGACCCTCTCTGTTAAATCACTGATAGAATCTGCTATTTAAGAAAAACAGATAAAGTTGGTCTGGCGAACGTTACATTCGCTCCCAGTCTCCACCCCGGTTTTGTTGAAGTCCGCTCTCAATCACGCCAGGAATTTCAACAGTCATTtatttatcctgatgaagggcttatggcgattctcctgctcttcggatgctgcctgaccttctgtgcttttccagcaccacattctgatttccaacatctgcagtgctcactatTTCCATATTTAtttatcctctctctctgacagtctGGGAACATTGAGGAACACCAACACACAATTACTGGAGAACTTGGCGGGTCCAGCAGTTTGTGTACAGAGAGAAACCTGGTGAATGTTTCATGTCCACAATTTCAGAGgaagtcactggactcgaatcattaactctgttttctctctctctcattccacagatgctgctagacctgccgagtttctctggcaatttctgttttgtttcagatcttcagcacctGCAGATCTTTGTTAGTAACACAGCCCTCACCCTCTCCaagtgagacagtgtgagagagtgaattagtaagagtgagtgaatgagtgtttgtgtgagagaggaagtggacaaatgaatgagaaaatgaacgaaagtgtgtgtgtcagagtaaatgagtgagtgagcaagaatgaatgtgtgtgtgtcaatgagtgtgagtgagtgaatgagagtgagaatgaggtgtgtgagaatgaatgaatgagcaaGAGTGAacgagtgagagtgaatgagtgtgagacagtgtgtgtgagtaaagactgagtgtgagtgagtgagagtgcatgagtgtgacagagagattgcaaatgagggagggtgagtgagtaaagagtttgagtgagtgtgaatgtgtgtgagaaagaTTAAATGAGTAAATGATAGAGAGAGGGTGTgtagtgagggtgtgcggtgagggtgtgtggtgagtgtgtgtagtgaggGTGTAGTGAGAGTGTgtagtgagggtgtgcggtgagggtgtgtggtgagggtgtgtagtgagggtgtagtgagggtgtgtagtgagggtgtgcggtgagggtgtgtggtgagggtgtgtAGTGAGTGAGTAGCGAGGGTGTAGT
The genomic region above belongs to Hemiscyllium ocellatum isolate sHemOce1 unplaced genomic scaffold, sHemOce1.pat.X.cur. scaffold_944_pat_ctg1, whole genome shotgun sequence and contains:
- the LOC132814826 gene encoding fibroblast growth factor 19-like, with the protein product MLAAWDFPELAQGRLARCRMGRAVCWLLLLTQLMLAWGPQAQPLASPDSGPHLDSGWEQTIRFLYLYTEQSKSNAGSWHLVMNPDGTVGSSGERSAYSLLEMRAVAPGVVAIKGYLSGRYLCMETEGRLLGSLTYNEADCSFRERLVSGSYNMYWSEKYGAAVSLSNRRQRGYTRGRPFPPLSHFLPIRNTQPLPRSLLISPGTPLNLTRCRLQ